One part of the Anaeromyxobacter sp. Fw109-5 genome encodes these proteins:
- a CDS encoding ATP-dependent helicase, translated as MSRRYQLKSAAPPARALNYQGLLNDQQIAVVEAGDGPILVVAGAGSGKTRTLTWRVARLLAEGASPESILLLTFTNKAAQEMLRRVGEVCRLDTRQITGGTFHHVAHQLLREHGGELGYRKGYSILDREDSSDVMSAAIADCGLAVGARRFPKADVLIDLVSMAVNTQTPLADVLADRRPQFVPLTDDVLRVARRYAERKHELNAMDFDDLLLNWKILLAEREAVRRAVAGRYRHVLVDEYQDTNRLQGDVVDLVAGEHRNLCVVGDDAQSIYAFRGAHFANILEFEKRYPDARRYDLTVNYRSTPQILGLANASIAANVRQFEKELTSVRPDGTLPAVVPCREVQQQAAFVAQRVLELRDEGIPLPEIAVLYRAHHHAMEIQFELARRGIPFVVRSGVRFFEAAHVKDVLAHLRFVRNPGDELALKRCLKITPGVGTATAEGVWNAFLARRQRGAGTVDELLAPDVASHVPPKGRAGYRKLAELLRALSRKPTAELPGEAIEKVIEGGYEDYLRAEFLNADSRVEDLRQLAEYARGYEDTETFLAEISLLTELTAETVSEGGDPDEKMVLSSVHQAKGLEWRAVFVVWLSDGRFPSAQALKDRDGEEEERRLFYVACTRAKDELYLTYPILAAPRDRERVVMKASRFVEELPGEPELFERWQLDEPGAAAPALGAAPAPSGQLPPRDARVVPALFGAPTPGERPRLGAPGIDARELPPANDDPGDGDDVPF; from the coding sequence ATGTCCCGGCGTTACCAGCTCAAATCCGCCGCCCCGCCGGCGCGCGCCCTCAACTACCAGGGGCTGCTCAACGACCAGCAGATCGCCGTCGTCGAGGCGGGCGACGGGCCGATCCTGGTGGTCGCCGGCGCGGGCTCCGGCAAGACGCGCACGCTCACCTGGCGCGTGGCGCGGCTGCTCGCGGAGGGCGCCTCTCCCGAGTCGATCCTCCTCCTCACGTTCACGAACAAGGCGGCGCAGGAGATGCTCCGCCGCGTCGGGGAGGTCTGCCGGCTCGACACCCGTCAGATCACGGGCGGAACCTTCCACCACGTCGCCCACCAGCTCCTGCGCGAGCACGGGGGAGAGCTCGGCTACCGCAAGGGCTACTCGATCCTCGACCGCGAGGACTCGAGCGACGTCATGAGCGCCGCCATCGCCGACTGCGGCCTCGCCGTCGGCGCGCGCCGCTTCCCCAAGGCGGACGTGCTCATCGACCTCGTGTCGATGGCGGTGAACACCCAGACGCCGCTCGCCGACGTCCTCGCCGACCGCCGCCCGCAGTTCGTCCCGCTCACCGACGACGTCCTGCGCGTCGCGCGCCGCTACGCCGAGCGGAAGCACGAGCTGAACGCGATGGACTTCGACGACCTGCTCCTCAACTGGAAGATCCTGCTGGCCGAGCGCGAGGCGGTCCGGCGGGCGGTCGCGGGCCGCTACCGTCACGTGCTCGTGGACGAGTACCAGGACACGAACCGGCTGCAGGGCGACGTGGTGGACCTCGTCGCGGGCGAGCACCGCAACCTCTGCGTGGTCGGCGACGACGCGCAGAGCATCTACGCCTTCCGGGGCGCGCACTTCGCGAACATCCTCGAGTTCGAGAAGCGCTACCCCGACGCGCGCCGCTACGACCTGACCGTCAACTACCGCTCCACCCCGCAGATCCTCGGGCTCGCGAACGCCTCCATCGCGGCGAACGTGCGGCAGTTCGAGAAGGAGCTCACGAGCGTCCGCCCCGACGGCACGCTCCCGGCGGTGGTGCCCTGCCGCGAGGTCCAGCAGCAGGCGGCGTTCGTCGCGCAGCGCGTCCTCGAGCTGCGCGACGAGGGCATCCCGCTGCCGGAGATCGCCGTCCTCTATCGCGCCCACCACCACGCGATGGAGATCCAGTTCGAGCTGGCGCGCCGCGGCATCCCCTTCGTGGTGCGGAGCGGGGTGCGCTTCTTCGAGGCGGCGCACGTGAAGGACGTCCTCGCCCACCTGCGCTTCGTGCGGAACCCCGGCGACGAGCTCGCCCTGAAGCGCTGCCTCAAGATCACGCCCGGCGTCGGCACGGCCACCGCGGAGGGGGTCTGGAACGCGTTCCTCGCCCGGCGGCAGCGGGGGGCCGGCACCGTGGACGAGCTCCTCGCGCCGGACGTGGCCTCTCACGTCCCGCCGAAGGGGCGCGCCGGCTACCGCAAGCTCGCGGAGCTGCTGCGCGCCCTCTCTCGCAAGCCCACCGCCGAGCTGCCCGGAGAGGCGATCGAGAAGGTCATCGAGGGCGGCTACGAGGACTACCTCCGCGCCGAGTTCCTGAACGCCGACTCGCGCGTGGAGGACCTCCGCCAGCTCGCCGAGTACGCGCGCGGCTACGAGGACACGGAGACCTTCCTCGCCGAGATCTCGCTCCTCACCGAGCTCACGGCCGAGACGGTGTCGGAGGGAGGCGACCCCGACGAGAAGATGGTCCTCTCGTCGGTGCACCAGGCGAAGGGCCTGGAGTGGCGCGCCGTGTTCGTGGTGTGGCTGTCCGACGGGCGCTTCCCCTCGGCGCAGGCGCTCAAGGATCGGGACGGCGAGGAGGAGGAGCGGCGCCTGTTCTACGTCGCGTGCACGCGCGCGAAGGACGAGCTGTACCTCACGTATCCCATCCTCGCCGCGCCCCGCGATCGTGAGCGCGTGGTGATGAAGGCGTCGCGCTTCGTGGAGGAGCTCCCCGGAGAGCCGGAGCTGTTCGAGCGCTGGCAGCTCGACGAGCCCGGCGCGGCGGCGCCCGCCCTCGGCGCCGCCCCCGCGCCCTCCGGGCAGCTCCCTCCCCGCGACGCGCGGGTGGTGCCGGCGCTCTTCGGCGCGCCGACGCCCGGCGAGCGGCCGCGGCTCGGGGCTCCCGGAATCGACGCGCGCGAGCTGCCTCCCGCGAACGACGACCCCGGGGACGGGGACGACGTGCCCTTCTAG
- a CDS encoding SCP2 sterol-binding domain-containing protein: MRFGSREWIDAVIAALNRQADLSSALAGLGGDAAFVVEAERPVWPADVAAYARHARGRVVDWRFLDDPDDILELEPAYVVRAPYGAWKGLFNGADPVKAALSGRVRVEGDLEGLVRRSGYRYVVDAALAAVATEFP, encoded by the coding sequence ATGCGGTTCGGATCGCGGGAGTGGATCGACGCGGTGATCGCGGCGCTGAACCGGCAGGCCGACCTCTCGAGCGCGCTCGCCGGGCTCGGCGGGGACGCGGCCTTCGTGGTGGAGGCGGAGCGGCCGGTCTGGCCCGCCGACGTCGCGGCCTACGCGCGGCACGCCCGCGGCCGCGTCGTCGACTGGCGGTTCCTCGACGATCCCGACGACATCCTGGAGCTCGAGCCCGCCTACGTCGTCCGCGCTCCCTACGGTGCGTGGAAGGGCCTCTTCAACGGGGCGGACCCCGTGAAGGCCGCGCTCTCGGGGCGCGTCCGGGTCGAAGGTGATCTCGAGGGGCTCGTCCGCCGGAGCGGCTACCGGTACGTGGTCGACGCCGCGCTCGCGGCGGTGGCGACCGAGTTTCCCTGA
- the ptsP gene encoding phosphoenolpyruvate--protein phosphotransferase, whose amino-acid sequence MLRGTGVSPGVARGTALVIACGYRSAAPRRSIQPSEAEGERLRLDAALAAAAAQLAALQEDVGERLGPSQAEIFGAQTLAVQDPELRERVLRRVREKRINVEAALSEVIDEYLRIIEAVPDTYLRERAADVRDVGRRVLSTLIERRGPSSLVIPAGAIVVTEELLPSVTARLELDRVGGLVTERGHRFSHSSILARSLGTPAIAGVPEASVRIRTGDRLIVDGLAGVVFVNPEPSVEGEYDRLEAELRAGKEELSHLVELPSVTRDGTTVPLYANVSQLADTESALRFEADGIGLYRTEFAFSIHPAFPTEDEQYESLARVAERFHPRRVVFRLLDLGGDKVLPYFPMPPARNPSLAQRGVRLLLRHPDVLKPQLRALLRVSAVHPASILLPVVGGLEEVREIRDVLRQVQAELAAEGRPFNPDVPLGAMIEVPSAALMARTLAREVAFLSLGTNDLVQYVLAADREDESIAPYYQPLHPGVLRLIGSVADAAVSAGRELTICGEMGGDPLHTRLLLGLGLRSFSVAPGEMLAVKSAIRETRLDDARDLAQRAVELGSVAEVEALLGERGAGAPDAS is encoded by the coding sequence ATGCTCAGAGGCACGGGCGTGTCGCCAGGAGTCGCGCGGGGCACGGCCCTCGTCATCGCCTGCGGCTACCGCTCCGCGGCGCCGCGGCGCAGCATCCAGCCGTCGGAGGCCGAGGGCGAGCGGCTGCGCCTCGACGCGGCGCTGGCCGCGGCCGCCGCCCAGCTCGCGGCGCTCCAGGAGGACGTGGGCGAGCGGCTCGGCCCGAGCCAGGCCGAGATCTTCGGCGCCCAGACGCTCGCGGTCCAGGATCCCGAGCTGCGCGAGCGGGTCCTCCGCCGCGTGCGCGAGAAGCGCATCAACGTCGAGGCGGCGCTCTCGGAGGTCATCGACGAGTACCTGAGGATCATCGAGGCGGTCCCCGACACCTACCTGCGCGAGCGGGCGGCCGACGTCCGCGACGTGGGCCGGCGGGTCCTCTCGACGCTCATCGAGCGCCGCGGGCCCTCGAGCCTCGTCATCCCGGCGGGCGCCATCGTGGTGACGGAGGAGCTCCTGCCGTCCGTGACGGCTCGCCTCGAGCTCGACCGCGTCGGCGGCCTCGTGACGGAGCGGGGTCACCGGTTCTCGCACAGCTCGATCCTGGCGCGCTCCCTGGGGACCCCGGCCATCGCGGGGGTGCCCGAGGCGTCGGTCCGGATCAGGACCGGCGATCGGCTGATCGTGGACGGCCTCGCGGGCGTGGTCTTCGTGAACCCCGAGCCGTCGGTGGAGGGCGAGTACGATCGGCTGGAGGCGGAGCTTCGCGCCGGCAAGGAGGAGCTGAGTCACCTCGTGGAGCTGCCGTCGGTGACCCGCGACGGCACGACGGTCCCCCTCTACGCGAACGTGAGCCAGCTCGCGGACACCGAGTCCGCGCTGCGCTTCGAGGCCGACGGGATCGGTCTCTACCGGACCGAGTTCGCGTTCTCGATCCACCCCGCGTTCCCGACGGAGGACGAGCAGTACGAGTCCCTCGCGCGCGTCGCCGAGCGCTTCCACCCGCGCAGGGTCGTCTTCCGCCTGCTCGACCTCGGCGGCGACAAGGTCCTGCCGTACTTCCCCATGCCGCCCGCCCGCAACCCGTCGCTCGCGCAGAGAGGCGTCCGGCTCCTGCTCCGGCACCCGGACGTGCTGAAGCCGCAGCTGCGCGCCCTCCTCCGCGTGAGCGCGGTTCACCCGGCCTCGATCCTGCTCCCGGTCGTCGGCGGGCTCGAGGAGGTGCGGGAGATCCGCGACGTGCTGCGGCAGGTGCAGGCCGAGCTCGCCGCCGAGGGCCGGCCCTTCAACCCCGACGTCCCCCTCGGCGCGATGATCGAGGTCCCCTCGGCGGCCCTGATGGCTCGAACGCTGGCGCGAGAGGTCGCCTTCCTCAGCCTCGGGACGAACGACCTCGTGCAGTACGTGCTCGCGGCCGATCGCGAGGACGAGAGCATCGCCCCCTACTACCAGCCGCTGCATCCCGGCGTGCTGCGCCTCATCGGCTCCGTCGCGGACGCCGCGGTGAGCGCCGGCCGCGAGCTCACCATCTGCGGCGAGATGGGGGGCGATCCGCTCCACACCCGGCTCCTCCTGGGCCTCGGCCTGCGCTCGTTCAGCGTCGCGCCGGGCGAGATGCTCGCGGTGAAGAGCGCGATCCGCGAGACCCGGCTCGACGACGCACGGGATCTCGCGCAGAGGGCCGTGGAGCTCGGATCGGTCGCCGAGGTGGAGGCCCTGCTGGGTGAGCGAGGCGCGGGCGCGCCGGACGCGAGCTGA
- a CDS encoding RpiB/LacA/LacB family sugar-phosphate isomerase, with amino-acid sequence MRVAIAADHAGVALAAMLRAELAVLGHEVVDLTPRDQGPEDDYPDHAVSVGEAIRSGRAERGVLVCGSGVGVAIAANKLPGIYAGACHDTYSAHQGVEHDAMNVLALGARVVGEALAREILGAFLGARPSGEERHRRRISKTRGIEARALQGAPGTSGEPR; translated from the coding sequence ATGCGAGTGGCCATCGCCGCGGACCACGCGGGCGTCGCCCTGGCGGCGATGCTGCGCGCCGAGCTGGCGGTCCTGGGGCACGAGGTCGTCGATCTCACCCCCCGCGACCAGGGGCCGGAGGACGACTACCCCGACCACGCGGTGAGTGTCGGCGAGGCGATCCGCTCCGGCCGTGCCGAGCGCGGCGTCCTCGTGTGCGGGAGCGGCGTCGGCGTGGCCATCGCCGCGAACAAGCTGCCGGGGATCTACGCGGGCGCGTGCCACGACACCTACTCGGCGCACCAGGGCGTCGAGCACGACGCGATGAACGTCCTCGCGCTCGGAGCCCGCGTCGTCGGCGAGGCGCTCGCCCGGGAGATCCTCGGGGCCTTCCTCGGCGCGCGCCCCTCCGGCGAGGAGCGGCACCGCCGGCGGATCTCCAAGACGCGCGGGATAGAGGCGCGCGCGCTCCAGGGAGCGCCCGGCACCTCGGGGGAGCCGCGTTGA
- a CDS encoding Hsp70 family protein has translation MAAAREKPVLGIDLGTTNACVAHVRSRIPKVVPTDRGNLILPTVVALSDRGDLLVGNVAKDQLVTNPKNTIYGAKRLIGRKWSSRVVQELRNYYSYDIVEGPNGDAAVMLGGEVRTLPEISAMVLAHVRKIAGQFLQKDVDEAVISVPAYYSDAQRQAVREAGKLAGFEVRRIVNEPTAAALAYGFGRALDQKILVYDLGGGTFDVSVLQLQGNVFEVLATGGDTFLGGVDFDNRIIDYVLEDFWRQHKIDLAGSPIAMQRVKKGAEAAKIDLSLIPNVTIDLPFIEEKKGRPLDVRVPLSRQQLDDLCLDLVDRTFEICDQVLAEKRLRPQDIDEIILVGGQSRMPLVQQKIQQHFGKPPRKGVHPDECVALGAAILGDSLGQIDSVTLVDVLSMPIGIATPQSLFRRILDKNTPIPAAKSFRLPPPREPGKPIEIDIYQGDSDHVVDDEFLGSIRLPAAATGRRIDFRLDEECLLKVSFDDPVKGMTELELATRDTPEALRRALAEDARGREAAGAGGLAPAANDDGERRGGLFGWLKRG, from the coding sequence ATGGCCGCCGCCCGTGAGAAGCCCGTCCTCGGCATCGACCTCGGCACCACGAACGCCTGCGTCGCCCACGTCCGCAGCCGCATCCCCAAGGTCGTCCCGACCGATCGCGGCAACCTCATCCTGCCGACCGTGGTCGCGCTCTCGGACCGGGGCGACCTCCTCGTCGGCAACGTGGCCAAGGATCAGCTGGTCACGAACCCGAAGAACACCATCTACGGGGCGAAGCGGCTCATCGGGCGCAAGTGGAGCTCGAGGGTGGTGCAGGAGCTGCGCAACTACTACTCGTACGACATCGTCGAGGGCCCGAACGGCGACGCGGCGGTGATGCTCGGCGGCGAGGTGCGCACGCTCCCCGAGATCTCCGCGATGGTGCTCGCGCACGTCCGCAAGATCGCGGGGCAGTTCCTGCAGAAGGACGTCGACGAGGCGGTCATCTCGGTGCCGGCCTACTACTCGGACGCGCAGCGGCAGGCGGTCCGCGAGGCGGGGAAGCTCGCCGGGTTCGAGGTGAGACGCATCGTCAATGAACCGACCGCGGCCGCGCTCGCCTACGGCTTCGGCCGCGCGCTCGATCAGAAGATCCTCGTCTACGACCTGGGCGGCGGCACCTTCGACGTCTCGGTACTGCAGCTCCAGGGGAACGTCTTCGAGGTGCTGGCGACCGGGGGCGACACCTTCCTCGGCGGCGTCGACTTCGACAACCGCATCATCGACTACGTCCTCGAGGACTTCTGGCGGCAGCACAAGATCGACCTCGCCGGCTCTCCCATCGCCATGCAGCGGGTGAAGAAGGGCGCCGAGGCGGCCAAGATCGACCTGTCGCTCATCCCGAACGTCACGATCGACCTGCCCTTCATCGAGGAGAAGAAGGGCCGCCCCCTCGACGTGCGGGTGCCGCTCTCGCGGCAGCAGCTCGACGACCTCTGCCTGGATCTGGTGGACCGGACGTTCGAGATCTGCGACCAGGTGCTGGCGGAGAAGCGGCTCCGGCCGCAGGACATCGACGAGATCATCCTCGTCGGCGGGCAGAGCCGGATGCCGCTCGTGCAGCAGAAGATCCAGCAGCACTTCGGCAAGCCGCCGCGCAAGGGCGTCCACCCCGACGAGTGCGTCGCGCTGGGCGCGGCGATCCTGGGCGACTCGCTCGGGCAGATCGACTCGGTGACGCTCGTGGACGTGCTCTCCATGCCGATCGGCATCGCCACGCCGCAGAGCCTGTTCCGGCGCATCCTCGACAAGAACACGCCCATCCCCGCGGCGAAGAGCTTCCGGCTGCCGCCGCCGCGCGAACCCGGCAAGCCCATCGAGATCGACATCTACCAGGGCGACTCCGACCACGTCGTGGACGACGAGTTCCTCGGCTCGATCCGGCTCCCCGCCGCGGCCACCGGCCGCCGCATCGACTTCCGGCTGGACGAGGAGTGCCTGCTCAAGGTGAGCTTCGACGATCCGGTGAAGGGGATGACCGAGCTCGAGCTCGCGACGCGCGACACGCCCGAGGCGCTCCGGCGCGCGCTCGCGGAGGACGCGCGCGGGCGGGAGGCCGCTGGCGCCGGGGGGCTCGCCCCGGCCGCGAACGACGACGGCGAGCGACGCGGCGGCCTGTTCGGCTGGCTGAAGCGAGGGTAG
- a CDS encoding ISAs1-like element ISAnsp9 family transposase, with the protein MRERRVRRVAGLLRARLPELDLEAVPDVRAREGRWSLAEILTGVLLGIVAGARSLAEAEELTDGMSPAARRLASVPRRLPDTTARDALCAVPLDGLRAALHRLVRAAWRRKALTPVDLPVGVVALDGKVTALPTLNHPLIQNQHPDVGLPYGLARTVTCALVSAPGRPCIDAVPIPAETNEAGHFQHVLAGLVETYGALFQVVTYDAGALSEANGAAVVAAGKDYVFALKNDHFTMVKLATELLDPHEIAARREDVLDNATTATREIQILAVDPSHGYGAGKGPEESVWSHARTFLRVTSTVRRSGVVIERDSRLFVSSRAADQLTPDQWLQVVRAHWGVENNNHHTLDTAFAEDERPWIAADANGMLAVLLLRRIAYTLLALFRAVTLRSDDHRAMRWLALLRWVRDALIVLSAEHVENLRLRSLAVATR; encoded by the coding sequence GCTGCTGCGTGCCCGCCTCCCGGAGCTGGACCTTGAGGCGGTGCCCGACGTCCGCGCCAGGGAGGGACGCTGGTCGCTGGCGGAGATCCTCACGGGGGTCCTTCTCGGCATCGTGGCCGGGGCGCGGAGCTTGGCCGAGGCCGAGGAGCTGACCGACGGGATGAGCCCCGCGGCACGCCGGCTCGCCAGCGTGCCACGACGGCTTCCGGACACCACGGCGCGCGACGCGCTCTGCGCCGTGCCGCTCGACGGGCTTCGCGCGGCGCTGCACCGGCTCGTGCGGGCCGCGTGGCGCCGCAAAGCGCTCACGCCGGTGGACCTGCCGGTCGGGGTGGTCGCGCTCGACGGCAAGGTCACGGCGTTGCCGACGCTGAACCATCCGCTCATCCAGAACCAGCACCCCGACGTCGGGCTGCCCTACGGCCTCGCCCGCACGGTCACCTGCGCGCTCGTCTCGGCGCCGGGGCGGCCGTGCATCGACGCGGTCCCGATCCCGGCGGAGACGAACGAGGCGGGTCACTTCCAGCACGTCCTCGCGGGCCTCGTTGAGACCTACGGCGCGTTGTTCCAGGTGGTGACCTACGACGCGGGCGCGCTGTCCGAAGCCAACGGCGCTGCGGTAGTCGCGGCGGGCAAGGACTACGTGTTCGCCCTAAAGAACGATCACTTCACGATGGTGAAGCTCGCGACCGAGCTGCTCGACCCGCACGAGATCGCGGCGCGGCGCGAGGACGTCCTCGACAACGCGACGACGGCAACGCGCGAGATCCAGATCCTCGCCGTGGACCCGAGCCACGGATACGGCGCGGGCAAAGGGCCCGAGGAGTCGGTCTGGTCGCATGCGAGGACCTTCCTGCGCGTGACCTCGACGGTGCGCCGCTCCGGCGTCGTGATCGAGCGTGACAGTCGGCTCTTCGTGTCGAGCCGAGCGGCCGACCAGCTCACGCCGGACCAGTGGCTCCAGGTCGTCCGCGCGCACTGGGGTGTCGAGAACAACAACCACCACACGCTCGACACCGCCTTCGCCGAGGACGAGCGGCCGTGGATCGCCGCCGACGCGAACGGCATGCTGGCGGTGCTCCTGCTCCGCCGCATCGCGTACACGCTGCTCGCGCTCTTCCGGGCGGTGACGCTCCGCTCGGACGACCACCGCGCGATGCGCTGGCTCGCCCTGCTGCGCTGGGTGCGCGACGCGCTCATCGTCCTCTCCGCGGAGCACGTCGAGAACCTGCGTCTTCGCTCGCTCGCCGTCGCCACACGCTGA
- the tkt gene encoding transketolase — MPSARTGRRLLGSRVRGAAVARDVDQLSVATLRTLAMDAVQKARSGHPGTPMALAPVAYVLWQRFLRYDPEDPIWPDRDRFVLSNGHASMLLYSLLHLAGVRAVDPDYETLGRLAVELGDIERFRQLDSKCPGHPEYRWTSGVETTTGPLGQGVATSVGLAIGARWLAARYNRPDLTLFDYDVYAMCGDGDLMEGVSGEAASLAGHLRLPNLCWIYDNNRITIEGRTELAFSEDVACRFVALGWSVTRVGDANDLDALTRALEHFRATGDRPTLVVVDSHIAWGAPGKQDTPEAHGEPLGDDEVRAAKRRYGWPEDAQFLVPDGVREHFRAGIGARGARLREAWEETFAAYRARYPDLAADLERMQRRELPEGWDRGLPSFAPDAKGLATRDASGKTATAVAANVPWLLGGAADLAPSTKTRLALDGAGDLEAATPGGRNLHFGIREHAMGAVTNGLSLSKLRPFESTFLVFSDYLRPALRLSALMELPVIAIFTHDSIGLGEDGPTHQPVEHLASLRAIPGLVTIRPADANEVVEAWRVVMQRRYGPVALVLTRQALPILDRTRYAPASGLARGGYVLADAAGGRPELLLLATGSEVHLALAAGETLAARGVRVRVVSLPSFELFEQQPPEYRASVLPPHVKARVAVEQASTFGWDRYVGSGGAVVGMRTFGASAPLKALQTRFGFTPDAIVSTASALLGREGG, encoded by the coding sequence ATGCCCTCCGCCCGGACCGGACGCAGACTCTTGGGATCGAGAGTAAGGGGGGCCGCGGTGGCCCGAGATGTCGATCAGCTCTCCGTGGCGACCCTCCGCACCCTCGCCATGGACGCCGTCCAGAAGGCGCGCTCCGGCCACCCGGGCACCCCCATGGCGCTCGCGCCGGTCGCGTACGTCCTGTGGCAGCGCTTCCTGCGCTACGACCCGGAGGATCCGATCTGGCCGGACCGGGACCGCTTCGTGCTGTCGAACGGTCACGCGTCGATGCTGCTCTACTCCCTGCTGCACCTCGCAGGCGTGAGGGCGGTCGATCCGGACTACGAGACGCTGGGCCGGCTGGCCGTCGAGCTCGGGGACATCGAGCGCTTCCGCCAGCTGGACAGCAAGTGCCCCGGCCACCCCGAGTATCGGTGGACGAGCGGCGTCGAGACGACGACCGGTCCGCTCGGGCAAGGCGTGGCGACGAGCGTCGGCCTGGCGATCGGCGCTCGCTGGCTCGCCGCCCGCTACAACCGACCGGACCTCACGCTGTTCGACTACGACGTCTACGCCATGTGCGGAGACGGCGACCTCATGGAGGGAGTCTCCGGCGAGGCGGCGTCGCTCGCGGGGCACCTCCGGCTGCCGAACCTCTGCTGGATCTACGACAACAACCGCATCACCATCGAGGGCCGGACCGAGCTCGCCTTCAGCGAGGACGTGGCGTGCCGGTTCGTCGCGCTCGGCTGGAGCGTGACGCGCGTGGGAGACGCGAACGACCTCGACGCGCTCACGCGCGCGCTCGAGCACTTCCGCGCGACCGGCGACCGGCCGACGCTGGTGGTCGTCGACAGCCACATCGCCTGGGGCGCGCCCGGGAAGCAGGACACCCCCGAGGCGCACGGGGAGCCGCTCGGCGACGACGAGGTCCGCGCCGCGAAGCGCCGCTACGGCTGGCCGGAGGACGCGCAGTTCCTGGTCCCCGACGGCGTGCGCGAGCACTTCCGCGCGGGGATCGGCGCGCGCGGCGCCCGGTTGCGCGAGGCGTGGGAGGAGACGTTCGCGGCGTACCGGGCGAGATATCCCGACCTCGCCGCCGACCTCGAGCGGATGCAGCGGCGCGAGCTGCCCGAAGGGTGGGACCGTGGGCTCCCGTCGTTCGCGCCCGACGCGAAGGGGCTCGCCACGCGCGACGCGTCCGGGAAGACCGCGACGGCGGTCGCCGCGAACGTGCCCTGGCTCCTCGGCGGCGCCGCCGACCTCGCCCCCTCCACGAAGACCCGCCTCGCGCTCGATGGCGCCGGCGACCTCGAGGCGGCCACGCCGGGTGGCAGGAACCTGCACTTCGGGATCCGCGAGCACGCCATGGGGGCAGTGACGAACGGCCTCTCGCTGTCGAAGCTGCGACCGTTCGAGTCGACCTTCCTCGTCTTCAGCGACTACCTGCGCCCGGCCCTCCGGCTCTCCGCCCTGATGGAGCTCCCGGTCATCGCGATCTTCACGCACGACTCCATCGGGCTCGGGGAGGACGGCCCCACCCATCAGCCCGTCGAGCACCTCGCGTCGCTGCGCGCCATCCCGGGGCTCGTCACGATCCGCCCGGCGGACGCGAACGAGGTGGTGGAGGCGTGGCGCGTGGTGATGCAGCGTCGCTACGGCCCGGTGGCCCTCGTGCTCACGCGCCAGGCGTTGCCGATCCTCGACCGCACGCGCTACGCCCCCGCGTCGGGCCTCGCGCGCGGGGGCTACGTCCTCGCCGACGCCGCCGGCGGCCGGCCCGAGCTCCTCCTGCTGGCCACGGGGAGCGAGGTGCACCTCGCCCTCGCAGCGGGGGAGACGCTCGCGGCGCGCGGAGTCCGCGTGCGCGTCGTGAGCCTGCCGTCGTTCGAGCTCTTCGAGCAGCAGCCGCCGGAGTACCGCGCGAGCGTGCTTCCACCCCACGTGAAGGCGCGGGTCGCGGTGGAGCAGGCCTCCACGTTCGGCTGGGATCGCTACGTGGGGAGCGGAGGGGCCGTGGTCGGGATGCGGACGTTCGGCGCCTCCGCGCCGCTCAAGGCGTTGCAGACGCGGTTCGGGTTCACCCCGGACGCGATCGTCTCGACCGCCAGCGCGCTCCTCGGGCGTGAAGGGGGCTAG